One Deltaproteobacteria bacterium DNA window includes the following coding sequences:
- a CDS encoding NifU family protein codes for MQEEVQAVIDKIRPMLQADGGDVELVSVDNGVVKVRLQGACKGCPMSQMTLKNGIEKFLKKEVPEVDRVEGVD; via the coding sequence ATGCAGGAAGAGGTTCAAGCGGTTATCGACAAGATACGGCCCATGCTACAGGCTGACGGCGGGGATGTGGAACTGGTAAGCGTTGATAACGGGGTGGTAAAGGTTCGTCTTCAGGGGGCGTGCAAGGGCTGTCCCATGTCTCAGATGACTTTGAAAAACGGAATCGAGAAATTCCTCAAAAAAGAAGTTCCGGAAGTAGACCGCGTAGAGGGGGTCGACTA